GCGCTGCCGCGTGGGCCGATCTGCTGTCGGCCCCGGACGCCGCCGCCGTCGTGACCGACGCGTCCGGCGTCGTCGTCCGCTGGGGCCAGACGGCCACCCGGTGCTACGGCCACACCGCCGACGAGGCCAGGGGCCGCAGCGTGATAGCCCTGCTCGGCGTGGCCGACGAGGAGGAGGTCGCCCGGCGCAGCACGGCCAGGGCGGCCGAGGGGCACGTCAGCGTCGTGCGCCGGCGCACGCGGGCCCGCTCCGGCGAGGAGCTGGCCGTCGTCGGGGCCGTCGTGCGGGTGGCCGACGAGGACGGCGAGCTCCGCCTGGTCGGGCTGACGGTGCCCGCCGGCGACCGTCCCGGACCGGTCGGCGAGGTCGACGAGGCGACCGCCGCCCGCCTGCGCCTGGTCGCCGAGGCCAGGGCGG
This genomic stretch from Acidimicrobiales bacterium harbors:
- a CDS encoding PAS domain-containing protein, with amino-acid sequence MAELPSAAAWADLLSAPDAAAVVTDASGVVVRWGQTATRCYGHTADEARGRSVIALLGVADEEEVARRSTARAAEGHVSVVRRRTRARSGEELAVVGAVVRVADEDGELRLVGLTVPAGDRPGPVGEVDEATAARLRLVAEARA